A region of Paenibacillus sp. JNUCC-31 DNA encodes the following proteins:
- the acnA gene encoding aconitate hydratase AcnA, whose product MSAKNHFSAARSLEVGGKSYRYYSLDALQEGGYGDLSKLPFSIKVLLEAAVRQFDGRAITEEHVKQLTGWAEGRDNNKEIPFIPARIVLQDFTGVPVVVDLAAMRDTVKKAGGDPKQINPLVPVDLVIDHSVMVDAFGTNDALDYNIKVEFERNEERYRFLRWAQTAFNNFRAVPPSTGIVHQVNLEYLASVAATKTIDGETVVFPDSLVGTDSHTTMINGLGVVGWGVGGIEAEAGMLGQPLYFVTPDVIGFKLTGSLSEGATATDLALTVTQMLRKKGVVGKFVEFYGPGLANISLADRATVANMAPEYGATIGFFPVDSETLNYMRNTGRTDEQVDLVEAYYKAQGMFRTSSTVDPEFTDVIELDLASVVPSLAGPKRPQDRIELTQMKESFNSIIRTPIDKGGYGLSDEKIAEKVPVKHPDGSTSELTAGAVVIAAITSCTNTSNPSVMVGAGLLAKKAVERGLTKPGYVKSSLTPGSLVVTEYLEKAGLIEYLDKLGFNVAGYGCATCIGNSGPLPDEVSEAIAENDMTVAAVLSGNRNFEGRVHAQVKANYLASPPLVVAYALAGTVNIDFATDPIGYDTNNEPVFLKDLWPSSEEIKDTIASSLNAQMFRNKYENVFTANERWNTIPVPEGELYEWDPNSTYIQNPPFFQELGDKLTDIADIRSARVMALLADSVTTDHISPAGNIAPSSPAGLYLKEHGVERKDFNSYGSRRGNHEVMMRGTFANIRIRNQVAPGTEGGITKYLPTDEEMSIYDASMKYQDEGQNLIVIAGKEYGTGSSRDWAAKGTFLLGVKAVIAESFERIHRSNLVGMGVMPLQFQEGHGWSSLGLNGRETYDITGLSNDVKPGQELTVTVTREDGTKFDFPVIARLDSMVDVDYYHNGGILQTVLRQMMKKS is encoded by the coding sequence ATGTCAGCCAAGAATCATTTTTCCGCCGCCCGCAGTCTTGAGGTCGGAGGCAAGTCTTACCGCTACTACAGTCTCGATGCTCTTCAGGAAGGCGGCTACGGCGACCTTTCCAAGCTTCCTTTCTCCATTAAAGTGCTGCTCGAAGCAGCAGTTCGTCAATTCGACGGACGTGCCATTACTGAAGAACATGTGAAACAACTGACCGGCTGGGCAGAAGGCCGTGACAATAACAAGGAAATTCCATTCATTCCTGCTCGTATCGTTCTGCAGGATTTCACCGGTGTACCCGTTGTCGTTGACCTTGCAGCAATGCGCGATACGGTAAAAAAAGCAGGCGGCGATCCAAAACAGATCAATCCGCTTGTACCGGTTGATCTCGTAATTGACCACTCCGTCATGGTCGATGCATTCGGAACCAATGACGCACTGGACTACAACATCAAGGTTGAATTCGAGCGTAACGAAGAGCGTTATCGCTTCCTGCGCTGGGCGCAAACGGCATTCAACAACTTCCGTGCCGTTCCACCATCCACAGGGATCGTTCACCAGGTTAACCTGGAGTATCTGGCTTCCGTGGCTGCCACCAAAACGATTGATGGCGAGACCGTTGTATTCCCGGATTCCCTCGTAGGTACAGACTCCCACACCACCATGATCAACGGACTCGGCGTTGTTGGCTGGGGTGTTGGCGGGATCGAGGCTGAAGCAGGCATGCTGGGCCAACCGCTTTATTTTGTAACACCTGACGTTATCGGTTTCAAATTGACAGGAAGCCTGAGCGAAGGTGCAACCGCAACGGATCTGGCACTCACAGTGACGCAAATGCTGCGTAAAAAAGGCGTTGTTGGTAAATTCGTCGAGTTCTACGGACCAGGCCTTGCCAACATCAGTCTGGCTGACCGTGCAACAGTTGCCAACATGGCACCGGAATACGGCGCAACCATCGGCTTTTTCCCTGTTGATAGCGAAACACTGAACTATATGCGTAATACGGGCCGTACCGACGAACAAGTGGATCTGGTTGAAGCTTATTACAAGGCTCAAGGCATGTTCCGGACTTCCAGCACGGTTGATCCTGAATTTACAGATGTGATTGAACTGGACCTGGCTTCCGTAGTACCAAGTCTCGCAGGACCTAAGCGTCCACAGGATCGCATCGAACTGACTCAAATGAAAGAAAGCTTCAACAGCATCATCCGTACGCCAATCGACAAAGGCGGTTATGGACTGAGCGACGAGAAAATCGCTGAGAAAGTGCCTGTGAAACACCCGGACGGTTCCACTAGCGAACTGACTGCTGGTGCTGTCGTTATCGCGGCAATCACAAGCTGCACTAACACATCTAACCCTAGCGTTATGGTCGGAGCGGGTCTGCTTGCGAAAAAAGCCGTTGAACGTGGTCTGACTAAGCCTGGTTACGTGAAAAGCAGCTTGACTCCAGGTTCCCTCGTGGTTACCGAATATCTCGAAAAAGCAGGTCTGATCGAATACCTCGACAAACTCGGATTCAACGTTGCCGGCTATGGTTGCGCAACTTGCATCGGTAACTCTGGCCCACTGCCAGACGAAGTAAGCGAAGCAATCGCCGAGAACGACATGACGGTAGCGGCTGTATTGTCCGGTAACCGTAACTTTGAAGGCCGTGTGCATGCACAGGTCAAAGCCAACTACCTGGCATCTCCGCCACTCGTTGTGGCGTATGCTCTGGCGGGTACCGTTAATATTGATTTTGCAACCGATCCAATTGGTTATGATACCAACAACGAGCCTGTATTCCTGAAAGACCTCTGGCCTAGCTCCGAGGAAATCAAGGATACCATTGCAAGCTCCCTGAACGCCCAAATGTTCCGCAACAAATACGAGAACGTATTTACAGCTAACGAACGTTGGAATACGATTCCTGTACCGGAAGGCGAATTGTATGAATGGGATCCAAACTCCACGTACATTCAGAATCCACCATTCTTCCAGGAGCTTGGCGACAAGTTGACGGATATTGCAGATATTCGTTCCGCACGTGTCATGGCATTGCTTGCTGATTCCGTAACAACGGATCACATCTCGCCAGCGGGTAATATCGCACCATCCAGTCCGGCTGGACTGTACCTGAAAGAACATGGCGTAGAACGCAAAGACTTCAACTCTTACGGCTCCCGTCGTGGTAACCATGAAGTCATGATGCGCGGTACGTTTGCCAACATTCGTATTCGTAACCAAGTGGCTCCAGGTACCGAAGGTGGTATTACGAAATACCTGCCAACGGACGAAGAAATGTCCATCTACGATGCTTCCATGAAGTATCAGGATGAAGGACAGAACCTGATCGTTATCGCTGGTAAAGAGTATGGTACAGGAAGCTCACGTGACTGGGCGGCAAAAGGAACATTCCTGCTTGGCGTCAAAGCCGTTATCGCAGAAAGCTTCGAGCGTATTCACCGCAGTAACCTGGTAGGCATGGGCGTAATGCCATTGCAATTCCAGGAAGGTCATGGCTGGTCCAGCCTCGGTCTGAACGGACGTGAAACGTACGACATCACAGGTCTGAGCAATGATGTGAAACCGGGTCAAGAGCTGACGGTTACCGTAACTCGTGAGGATGGTACCAAGTTCGACTTCCCTGTTATCGCTCGTCTGGACAGCATGGTTGACGTAGACTACTACCATAACGGTGGTATCCTGCAAACCGTATTGCGTCAAATGATGAAAAAATCTTAA
- a CDS encoding D-alanine--D-alanine ligase: MSMDKLKVGVVYGGKSGEHEVSLQTAFAVTNAFDYEKYELVPFFISKQGTWKKGSVMHAPFAQIEDLKLEQASGGTQEALNALFGRLYGGEEAMDVMFPLLHGTFGEDGTIQGMFEMADMPYVGAGVLASAGGMDKVVMKKLFAQAGIDQCAFTYFNATQWKQSEYEMIVQVEDELGYPCFIKPANLGSSVGISKARNRDELKTAVEFALRYDTKVVIEEFVEAREVEVSVLGNDEPMASVPGEIVSSGEYYDYAAKYIDGQSQMLIPAPLDPEAADRIREAALQAFRAIEGNGISRADFFIRKSDGALLINEVNTMPGFTPYSMYPLLWRETGVSYAELLDRMIELALERYNRKQALNYENGVQA; this comes from the coding sequence ATGAGTATGGATAAATTAAAAGTAGGCGTCGTTTACGGCGGCAAGTCAGGCGAGCATGAGGTATCGCTGCAAACGGCGTTTGCTGTAACAAATGCATTTGATTATGAAAAGTATGAACTGGTTCCTTTTTTCATCTCCAAGCAGGGTACGTGGAAAAAAGGATCCGTAATGCATGCGCCATTCGCGCAGATTGAAGATTTGAAGCTGGAGCAGGCGTCGGGTGGAACCCAGGAAGCGCTGAACGCGCTGTTTGGCCGTTTATATGGCGGAGAAGAGGCGATGGACGTGATGTTCCCGCTGCTGCACGGTACGTTTGGTGAGGATGGTACCATTCAGGGCATGTTCGAGATGGCGGATATGCCTTATGTTGGGGCAGGTGTACTGGCTTCGGCAGGCGGCATGGACAAAGTGGTCATGAAAAAGCTGTTCGCACAGGCCGGAATCGACCAATGTGCCTTTACCTATTTTAACGCAACACAGTGGAAGCAGTCCGAATATGAAATGATTGTACAGGTGGAGGATGAACTTGGTTATCCTTGTTTCATTAAGCCGGCCAATCTTGGCTCCAGCGTAGGGATCTCGAAAGCGCGCAATCGGGATGAGCTGAAGACGGCAGTGGAGTTCGCACTTCGTTATGATACGAAGGTTGTCATTGAGGAGTTTGTAGAAGCGCGTGAAGTTGAAGTCAGTGTGCTTGGCAATGACGAACCGATGGCATCCGTACCAGGAGAAATCGTATCTTCCGGTGAATATTATGACTATGCAGCCAAATATATTGATGGGCAGTCACAGATGCTGATTCCTGCTCCGCTCGACCCGGAAGCCGCAGATCGCATCCGTGAGGCCGCATTGCAGGCATTTCGCGCGATTGAAGGCAATGGTATCTCCCGTGCAGACTTTTTCATTCGCAAATCGGATGGGGCATTGCTTATTAATGAAGTAAACACCATGCCAGGTTTCACTCCATACAGCATGTATCCGCTCTTGTGGCGTGAGACAGGTGTATCGTATGCCGAACTGCTGGATCGCATGATTGAGCTGGCCTTGGAACGCTACAACCGCAAGCAGGCGCTGAACTATGAGAACGGCGTACAGGCATAG
- a CDS encoding amidase domain-containing protein → MPKGDTGLEREWKSALYTYVNQYNRCEIDYRPQTSERIVTDPEFVLERGERMARLDQWYRKRRAVPLRSETSAKLVRTLMDGADESVVDVQLYSRLFYEKSGLTHREDRIERERLTFLRQGGVWTIARVEREVPERRPVGEGRPFQQADFVQAMNRPLLNREVLGQGRRSRQQSYRRDLAVAYADRWWNAGNPAFEEFEVDCTNYVSQCIFAGGAPIHYTGKREAGWWYKGYVNGSEMWSYSWAVSNSLERYLSGSSWGLSATEVDRPEQLMLGDVIFYDWDGDGRFQHSTVVTAFDAGGMPLVNAHTVSSRHRFWDYRDSYAWNERTVYRLFHIADEF, encoded by the coding sequence ATGCCAAAGGGGGACACAGGCTTGGAACGCGAATGGAAGAGTGCCTTATATACCTACGTGAACCAGTATAACCGCTGTGAGATCGATTACCGTCCACAGACGAGTGAACGGATCGTCACCGATCCGGAATTTGTGCTGGAACGGGGAGAACGGATGGCCAGACTGGACCAATGGTACCGTAAGCGGCGGGCCGTTCCTCTTCGCAGCGAGACCAGTGCCAAGCTTGTGCGGACACTTATGGATGGGGCGGATGAATCGGTGGTGGATGTGCAATTGTACAGCAGGCTGTTCTATGAGAAGAGCGGCCTGACCCATCGGGAGGACCGGATTGAGCGGGAACGTCTGACCTTTCTTAGGCAAGGTGGAGTCTGGACCATTGCACGTGTGGAACGTGAAGTGCCGGAGCGTCGTCCGGTAGGGGAAGGACGTCCTTTTCAACAAGCGGATTTTGTACAGGCGATGAATCGGCCGCTCCTTAACCGGGAAGTACTGGGACAGGGCAGAAGATCAAGACAGCAAAGTTATCGCAGGGATCTGGCTGTCGCCTACGCAGATCGGTGGTGGAATGCGGGAAACCCGGCATTTGAGGAATTCGAGGTAGACTGCACCAATTATGTGTCCCAATGTATCTTTGCAGGGGGAGCACCCATCCACTATACTGGTAAAAGAGAAGCAGGCTGGTGGTATAAAGGGTATGTAAATGGCTCGGAAATGTGGAGTTACAGCTGGGCAGTGTCCAATAGTCTGGAGCGTTATTTATCCGGCAGCAGTTGGGGCTTATCTGCCACAGAAGTGGATCGTCCCGAGCAATTGATGCTCGGAGATGTAATTTTCTACGACTGGGACGGCGATGGCAGGTTTCAGCATAGTACCGTTGTGACCGCCTTTGATGCGGGGGGCATGCCGCTTGTGAATGCACATACGGTCAGCAGCCGCCACCGTTTTTGGGATTACCGGGATTCTTACGCTTGGAACGAGCGGACGGTGTACCGGCTTTTTCACATTGCAGATGAGTTTTGA